A segment of the Lolium perenne isolate Kyuss_39 chromosome 3, Kyuss_2.0, whole genome shotgun sequence genome:
acttccgcttcatgcacaaccaaggaggaaggttatagatacatagagtcactggccaggtgctatgactggagctctgctccccgaaaggattaaagccatctgtacttagaccaaatcttaagttccttgcgtcatctgaaaatgacttgaactctctgtcgatttttctccactgcgacccatcagcggggtgtctcagcatcacatctttcttacggtcctctttgtgctatcgcaacaacttggcatgctcttttttttggaacaaacgtttcaaccgttgtattataggagcataccacatcacctttgcaggaaccctcttcctgggggtggactcgccctcaacatcgccagggtcatctcgcctgatcttatacctcaatgcaccacataccgggcatgcattcaaattctcgtactcctcgcggtagaggatgcagtcattgatgcatgcatgtatcttctgcacctctaatcctacagggcagacaaccttctttgcttcgtacgtactagagggcaatacgttctcccctggaaggatctttctttattattttcagcaacttttcaaatcccttgtcagaagtaccattctctgccttccattgcagcaattccagtgtggtacccagctttttctggccatcttcgcaatttgggtacaacagtttgttgtgatcctctaacattttctccaacttcaacctctccatttcacttccgcagtttatcttcgcatcaagaaggcccgacccaaatcgtcatcggggtcatcaaaaatcggctcatcaaaaatgggctcttcttcagcttcgtcttcccccattctactatcaccgtcttcagtgaacataggatagttgtcactatccttttCTTATTCGTTGTCTTGCATTATaatccctctttctccgtgcttggtccaataattatagttgggcatgaaaccgttctcaagcaggtggacgtgaagggtctttgaggtagagtaatccttcgtattcttacaggaactacatggacaataaatgaaaccattcgaccgcctgtttgcctcagccacgttgagaaaataatgcatgccagtaatgaagtcgggatggcatcggtcaccgtacatccattgtcgattcatctgcattatataagtatatcaaaaatcattaattactcaacatcatggatatatgagtgaccaacttaattaatattcaagttcatcacataaaactaagttttttttataaaaaagaagaggctcaccgaggtggtacggtgccggctaggggacgacgctggcgatcgacggcggtgaggacggggatgatactaaaacCTACAAATCATACTTTAATttgagctcaaattgcatataaaaagaatgaaatccctaacttaggcatttcatcgaacaccttgctagcactagaaaaataataCGAGTTAAACtagcaaagaaatgagctaaattaggaacgccggaagaaaggatgatattgctaacccttggatagatgggtgccattaatcttgttaaaatggtggagaaaaatggagatttgttggagtgtgagaggtgcaaaatatttggaaatgtgagaggagaGAAGGAGAAGGGAAAATGAGAGATGCAGGGATCGAGCGCTGAAGAAATAGGGCAGGGACCTTTTAGTACCGGTTCTTTagatgaaccggtactaaaggtccagCCTTGGCCCCACCTCCGCCTCAAAGTTGGACTGaaaccctttcgtaccggttcgtaacacgaaccggtacaaaAGGCCCTTAACGAACCGGTATAGATGTTACTCGGCCGCCTGGgcaagggaaccggtactaatgccccctttagtaccggttcgtaagggaaccggtactaaaggcttagacggatgcccatttttctactagtggagaTGCCAAAGCATCTAAATAAAATTTCACAAGGAAAATCATCATTGACagtaataaaataaaataaattatAAACGTGCGGAGGCAGAGCAGACTACGCAGGCCCTGCCTACGCGCCCCCGCCCCGCACGTCGCAGCTTCGAACTCCGAGCACGCGTCATCCACCATGCCACCCCGTCCCGCCCCGcgacccaaccctagccgccgcaatCTGTAAGATCCCTCCGGATTTCTAGGAGTATTCGAACGGATCACAGAAGTAGAGACAGTAATTAGGGTTCCAATCACTACTAGAAAACGGACCTTCCGTCCAGGCCTTTTGTCCCGGCCCAGTCTGGAGCCGGGACAAATGGTCAGGCCACATCACCCCGAAACCAGCGAGAGGGTACggggccttttgtcccggttgtTTAAGGACTTTTTGTCCCGGTTGGAGCCTCAAACTGGGACAAAAGGGTCTAAGGCCTTTTGCGGCTTGCTGGCAGCCCTTTTGTCCCGGCTGGTGACACGAGCCGGGACATAAAGTCGACTGGTTCGTTCCCGCGCGGAACCCGATCATCGTCACCATTACTGGCGCAGAAATCGATCGACGCGCAGGAATTCGGGTCGCCGGCGCCAGCGGTCGACCACGGGAATTGATCACCCGGTGGCCGGCCTATTCATCTTCACCTTCCTCACCTTCATATATGCTTCACATCTCCTCACCATTGCCACACATCTCTTCTCACGTCTCCATCCATCATCTCTCCCACAAAAGCTCTCTCCCCGTCGACGTTCCGGCCTCAATGGAGCACCTCGCGCGCGCCCCGGCTCCTCGATCTCGGATATACCACCTCATGGCCGAAGGGATGTCTTTCAAGGTCACGGTCACTCTCCGTGCATCAAGAGTGGAGAAGTGGATCCGCACCGTCAAGAGGGACTTTCTCGACGCCGCACCAACCAAGTGCGTCGGCTTGGACTGCGAGTTCACCAACCCTCGCGAGGGTGATCAGCGCGCCGCCGTCTTTCAACTCTCGGTGGAGAGCGAGACTTTGGTATTCCAAATTTGTTGGGCTGATGAAGTGCCACAAGTTCTCAAGGAGTTCTTGCAGGACGAGAACATTAGATTCTGCGGCGCGGCTATCGGCAAAGATGTGGAAATGCTGAGTCCCTACGGTATTAATATTACTTCTGCGTTCGACCTCCAGAAGATACTCGCGAACCCCACCAACAAGCCCACTCTGAATCTATATGATCTGGCAAACTCTACCATTGGGACAAACcttgagaagaagaagaggaagaagtacaagaagaaggacgccgcggAAGAAAAAAAAGATGAACTGATTTTTGGATGGGCCAATGTTCCATTGAGCTACGAGCAAGTGCACTATGCCGCTCTAGACGCTCGCCCGAGATGGCTAGGAGGCATTGGAGGCTAGTTGGCTACAATAGCCATGTTGATCGTCTCAATATTTAAAGATGATGAGTAGACGGTGGTGTGGTGTGTGGTACGGTGTGTGTCTTCTATATTTGTATGAACTATGAATCGTTCAATATATCGAATCTTTCTATTGTTATTCAAATTTCTCATATTTTTCTAATTGCGGTTtatagatttaaagatattaattatttggccatattatatgaataatgcatatattatttgataataataataataataaataataaaaaaaaatatttcatattcaaattcctcacatttttctaataataatggatatattatttgtccaattgcgatttacagatttaaagatattaattatgccatattatatgaataatgcatatattatttgataataataataaaatgaataaaaacaaaattatttcatattcaaattcctcacatttttctaataataatggatatattatttgtccaattgcgatttacagatttaaagatattaattatgccatattatatgaataatgcatatattacttgataataataataataaatagtttTATTACTTATTTTATTTTCATTGGAATTAAATATTATCTTATTCGTTATTGTTTACTTAAataattgtttttggtttcaaaaaataCAGAAATGTGACACAATGGTATAAGTATTAATAAGATTGATACGGTAGTATTTATAACAAGGTACAATCATATTCACGGGAGCACAACAGGAAAGAACCAAGGAGTTAAGCAtgctgatggtggagtagtgtgaggatgggtgactgacCGGTAAGTGACCAAGTCTAGAATTTGACTAAAGATTAAGTGTAATTAGTGTTAAAAATGGTCCAAGTGAGAGAGTAACTAgtcaaacaaaaagaaaaatgaaaaagaaaatgaaaaattaaaaaatgaaaaatgaaaaaagaaaatgaaacctTTTGTCCCGGTTGGGCTTACGAGCCGGGACTAAATGTCCTCCAGCCCAAACCCTGTATCGCAGCCACGTGGTGGACTGTATGTCCAGGATGGTAAGCGGGCCGGGACAAAAGGTTGTGCCTTTTGTCCCGCCTCCGTTGTCCCGGTTGCCCAGCCGGGACAAAAAGCTCTTACGGGTCGGGACAATTGGCCCATTCTCCACTAGTGATTGCTCTCCTCCCAACCTCCCCCGAGCGAGTTCACATAAACACGGCACTGCCATCCATCCGTCCAAATCCTAGCCAAGCCTAACGAAGCAGAACGATATCCTTATAACGAGACAGCTATCCTATTACATGGGCTTATGGAGGCCCAGCTGGTAAGCCTTGAATTTGGCCGGTAGCTTGGCTTGCCTCCTGGGCCTTGCCTTGCTTGCGTCAGTGGTCGCCGTCCAGTCGTTGTCCAGGTCTTCGCTGGCAGGTGGGAGCGGGTCGTTGACATTCCCCCTCCTTGAAAATCTGCTTGACCCCAAGCAGATGCTTGAGGAAACTTATGTTGAAGCGACTCCAGGTCTTCCCACGTGGCCATGGATTCTGGTTTGCCACTCCATTGCACCAGGCCTTGCACGATCGTTCGCAGTCCTTGCTGACGAACTCGTCGCCGAAGAACTTGTATAGGAACCTGCAAAATGTCATCAGCAGATGGGAGCTAAGGAAGAACTTGCTGACCCGGCCCGGGCCTAGACATGGCttgagttgggagacatggaagactGGGTGCACACGACTCATCGAAGGTAGATCCAGCTTGTAAGCAACTTCTCCAATTCGCTCGATCACCTGGAATGGGCTGAAGAACTTGAAGGCGAGCTTGTGATTTGCCCGGCGGAGCACCGACGATTGCAAATATGGTTGCAGCTTCAGGAAAACGCAGTCTCCCACTGAGAAAACTCGCTCATATGTTTTCTTGTTAGCTTGGCTCTTCATACGCTGTTGCAGTCTCAGCAAATGTTGTTTGACAGAATCCAGAACAAGAGCACGCTCACGCAGCCAGTCTTGAATATCCCCCGAAGCAACTGTATCAGTAGCAGTAATGTCGAAGTAACGAGGTTCACGGCCATAGATCACTTGGAAGGGTGTTTTGCCTAACGAAGAATGCCAGTTATTATTGTACCAGAATTCACAGAGAGAAAGCCATTTGGACCAATGCTGCGGATGAGCGCTAATGAAGCAGCGCAAATAACACTCAATCGACTGGTGGTTGGCAATGCtatgtctgtccatctgtcttagGGTGGTTGGCAGTGCTCATATTGAGTTGTGTACCAGTGGCCTTGAACAATGCTTGCCAAAAGAGACTAGTGAAAACTGGATCGCGATCAGAGACGAGAGTGAGAGGCATACCATGTAGCTTGTAAATATTATCCACGAAGACCTCGGCCATTTTAGCTGATGTATAAGGGTGGCGCAGAGGAATGAAATGTGCATATTTGGACAGCTTGTCGACAACTACCAGGATGCAGTTGTACTGACATGAAGACGGTAGACCGTCAATGAAGTCCATTGTAGCCATGTCCCAAGGACCAGAAGGAATTGGCAATGGTTGTAGGAGACCAGCTGGCAATGATCTTTCTGGCTTAGCTTGCTGGCAAATATGGCAATGAGCCACAAATTCCTTGACGGCGCTCTTCATTCCAGGCCACTTGAACAGAGATAGCAACCTTCGATAAGTCACAGGAAATCCCGAGTGTCCTCCCACTAGACTGTCATGGAACGCGGAAATAATAGTTTGTTGCAATTCCTTGTCTGGGCCAATCCAAATTTGTCCTTGGTATCTGAGTACTCCCTTGGACAATGAGAAGAGAGGTTCACTTTGTGAATCAATTGTCAACTTCTGTATAAGCTGAGAGGTGTAGGGATCATCCTTATAGCTGTCGACGACCTTGTCAAGCCAAACAGGTTGCACCACCGTGGCCACCATCAGTGGTGAGGAATGGATAGGTTTCCTTGACAACGCGTCCGCTGCCCCATTGAGAATACCCTTCTTGTACTGCACAATATACTGGAGCCCCATGAGTTTAGTTAGAGCACGACGTTGCCATTCAGTGTGTAGCCTTTGATCAGTCAAATGAGTGAGACTTTTAtggttagtttttatcacgaattCCCCAGTTTGGAGGTATGAACGCCACTGCTGTACAGCTAACAGAATAGCCATGTACTCCTTTTCATATACCGATAATCCTATGTTCTTGGGTCCAAGTGCCCTGCTCTCAAATGCCAGGGGATGAACATTTTGAGACAACACAACTCCAATCCCCACATCATAGGCATCAGTCTCGAGAACAAACGGTGCTGAGAAATCCGGTAAAGCCAACACTGGAGTTGTCGCTAGAGCCTCTTTTAACACCAGGAAAGCAGCCTCATGTGCTTCGGTCCAAACAAAAATGGAACCCTTCTTCAGGAGAGCTGTGAGTGGCTGGCTAATGATGGCGTAGTGTTGAATGAATTTTCGGTAATACCCACTTAGCCCAAGGAATCCTCTTACTTCTTTTGGAGTAGTGGGACGGGGCCATGTTTAGACAGATTCTATTTTTGTTTCATCAGTTGCCACTCCTTCTGCAGATATCACATGGCCTAGGTAAGCAATATGCTGCTGCGCAAAGGCGCACTTGCTCAGCTTGACCTGTCACTTGTCACGCTGAAGAATGGCCAACACTTCTTGTACATGTCCTAAGTGTTCTTCATACGAGTGGCTGTAAATCAAGATGTCGTCAAAGAAAACCAGAGCAAACTTTCGCAGCACCGGAGCTAAGGAAGCATTCATGGCAAATTGGAATGTAGCTGGAGCACCAGTAAGACCAAACGCCATGACCATGAACTCATAATGTCCATTGTGAGTCTGGAATGCAGTTTTATACTCTTCCCCAGGTGCCAAGCGGATCTGGTAATAACTAGCCCGTAAATCTAGTTTTGAGAACCACTTGGATCCAGCTAATTCATCGAGCAACTCATCAATTACTGGAAGAGGGTATTTGCCTTTAACTGTAAGGGCATTCAAATGTCGGTAATCAACTACCAATCTCCAAGTATGGTCACTTTTCTTCACTAATATGACTGGGGATGCAAAAGCACTATTGATGTGAGTAATGACACCCTGTTTCAACAGCTCCTGTATCTGTTTCTCCAATTCAGATTTCAATTCTAGAGCAACTCTGTAAGGTCTCATAGATACTGGTCGAGCTCCAGGAATCAATGGAATTTGGTGGTCATACTGCCTGCTGGGAGGAAGGCTAGTGGGATTATCAAACACGGAGGAAAATTTGTCCAGTAATTCTTGTACTCCTGGTTTGTGATGTTCTGCATCTTGATCTTGAATATCTTGTACCACGTGTAACTCGATGAGTGCATGGGTAATATCATCCGCCCCTTCTCCATGCAATACTAGTAACTGTCCGTCTTGAAACAACACCAACCAATGTTGAGACCAATGGGTGAGCATTGGACTGTGCTTAGCTAATGAGTCATGTCCCACTATTCCATCATAGCTTTTGAGCGGTGGCACCCTGAACGAATCCACAAAATCATGACCACCTGCTGACCAACCGAGTTGGGGGAAATATTCACTGGACTGCAAAACTTCTCCTCTAGCTACTTGCACCTTAAGGGTTCTGTCCATCTTTTGCTGGCTTGTAAGAAGGTGTGCCTTGCTCTGATCAATAAAGCATGCGGAGCTGCCAGAGTCAACCAGGAAAAGCATAGAGTGTCCTTGCACAGTAACTCTGAGTTGCAGAGTTTTCTGGGATTGTTCCTTGGAATCAGCCGCTGCTACCGACAGACACATAAGGTGTTGTGATTCAGTGTCTGATTCATCGTCTGGCCCTTCATCAGTTAGCTCTGTCTGCATACAGTTCAGCTTTTCTTGTACAATGTGGAGTTGAACAGATCCTTTACACACATGTTCCTTGCCCCATTTTTCCCCACAGATGAAACACAAACCCTTGGCCCTGCGGTAAGCCTTTAGATTGCTCCATTTGTCATCAGAACTACCTCTAGTTGCTTCAATTTGTTTCTTCTCTTCTACTGATTTTGATACCCATTTcgccggcggtggtggcggtggcgggtaAGTATGTGGTAGAGTTCTGCCGGTGCCTTGACGAGGAGGTGAATTGGCCGCAAAGGGGTTAGTTCCTTCTCCTAATTCCTCATACAGGAGCGCCAAAGTAAAAGCTGTGTCAAGATCTTCAGGCTGCTGTATAGCTACTAAAACCCTGACGGCTGGCTTCAGTCCATCCAGGAACCTTGTCATATTCCGAATTGATTCAGGGTGTGGCTCATACGCAGATAGCTGATCCACTAAATCTGAAAATCGCTGAACATAATCCTCTACAGTAGCAGTCTGAGTAATGTGATAGAACCTGCGGAGCAAAATGGTGTGTTGATTGCGCATGAATCGAGCCATCATGCCGCGCACCAGTTCGTCCCATCCAGCATGAGGAGACTTTGTCAGGAACGATTCAAGCCACGTAGCTGCAGCACCGGTGAACTAAGATGGCCCGTAGGAGACCCAGAGAGACTGGGGTGTGCTCCACCTCATGTAATACTCTTCACATCGACGCTGCCAGAGTTTAGGGTTGGCTCCATCGAATTGGGGCAACTCAATTCGAGGCGCAGAGGCGTTGGCGTCAGTAATTGAGGAAGTTTCTCCAGGGTAGTACACGGAATCGGAAAAATATGCGGACGAATTGTTACCTCCTACTGGAGGAGGCGCTGAGGCCATCCCCCGGTGGTTAGTTGCGATGCAGTTCCCATGAGGGCCGGCAGCACCAACTCCCGGCGTCCGTGGAATGGACCCGGGGGCTCCCTCCACCGAGGCTGGTCGAGGAGACTGGATGGCGCGGCCAACGGTAGAGGCCAGCTGCGAGATCTTAGCGCTGAGGCCTCCCTTGATGATGGCCAGGTCTGCGCCCAGGGCCGCTTGCACCGCCGCGAGCTCGGTGCCCATGGAAGCTTGTACAGTGGCGATGGAGGCGTTGACGCTCGCGAACTGCTTGGTGGTGTCCTCGACGAAGGTCCTGACGGCATCGAGGGATTCCTTCTTGTAGTCGAGGAAGCGGTTCTCGTAGGCCTCCCTAGTCTCCGCCGTGATGATCTCGTAGATCGCCCGGGCCTCCGGCAAGAGGTTCTCCATGGCTTCCAGGACGGTGGATCTAGGAGCTCTGATACCAGATGTAAGATCCCTGCGGATTTCTAGGAGTATTCGAACGGATCACAGAAGTAGAGACAGGAATTAGGGTTCCATTGCTCTCCTCCCAACCTCCCCCGAGCGAGTTCACATAAACACGGCACTGTCGTCCATCCATCCAAATCCTAGCCAAGCCTAACGAAGCAGAACGATGTCCTTATAACGAGATAGCTATCCTATTACATGGGCTTATGGAGGCCCAGCTGGTAATCCTTGAATTTGGCCGGTAGCTTGGCTTGCCTCCTGGGCCTTGCCTTGCTTGCGTCAGTGGTCGCCGTCCAGTCGCTGTCCAGGTCCTCGCTGGCAGGTGGGAGCGGGACGTTGACACAATCCCCACTCCCTCCCGATGCAGACGGAGGCGCGGGTGAGCAGCAGCAGCGCCACATCGGCACGGCGGCGCACCTGGCCGCCGGCGGGCTCGCCGGCGTCGTCAGCAAGACCTGCACCGCGCCGCTCGCCCGCCTCACCATCCTCTTCCAGGTACAGAGATTCTCGCCCCCTTTTGCAATCCCGCGTTGCTGTCCGTAAGGATTGGGGAGCTCAGGGGAGGGAAATATTTTGCATCCGGGCCTGCGAATTTGTTGTCTGAGTGGGGATTTTAGAGCGCACGAAGCACCAGCGTGGACTAATTGCGAACTCTGTGGTGTATTTGTTGAATTCGCGCCACTCTGTGTCTGTGATGCTCAGGAGATGAATTCACCAGAAAGAAAGGAACCCTCCGTGCGACCGGCTCCTTTAAGATTCGCGCGTCGCCATCTAATGGAGCGAGCGCAACCCCCCTCGCCGCGTGCACGTGCCGCTTTAGACAGATTGGGAGCCCCACATGTCAGCGTATTTTTTTTATTTCGGGATGCGGGCTACCTGAAATTATTTCAGATATTTTTTTGTCCCACCGCTCATTTTTGGCCGTCGGTTTCTCTCTCATCTCTCTTTCCGTCTCCGAGGCGATTTGGGGGCGGAGCTCGCTCGCCGCCGGCGTTTCTCCGATTCCTCGCCGCCGGCGAGTAGATCCGCCGCACGTCGCCCCACGGTgagtctccgcgcatctcctggtGTATTTTTAGCCCGTTTCCGGCGTCATACCGTTCTGTATTTTACGCTGGTAGTTCGTCGTTCCCGGCGGCTTTTCGCTGGTCGTGATTTTGTCGTCAGATTCGCTGGTCATCGGTGGGTCTTGGGGTTTGGAGGGTGGCTGGAGTGCTTTGTTGGGGTGGTCGGGCGCGCGGGGGAGCCGCTGCGGGACAAGCTCGTCGTGGAGCTTTTCATCGGGCATGGCGGCGATGGCGAGGTTGACGGCGAGGCGGGCGACGTGTTGGGCCGCCAGCTTGAGGCAGGTTGCGAGGATGCGCGCGCCGGCCTCGTTGCAGATGAAGTAGACCTTGAAGAGGTCGCTGCCGTGCCCTTGTACCTGGTCCCCTACCGCCTGTTTTTTGTCGCCGAAGCTGAGATGCTCCAGCCGTCGGCAGATCTGCAGCAGGTGGTGCGATGGGTGCGGATGTTCTTCGCGACTAGGATGGCCTGCATTAGCATGATCCCTAGCTCCTTGCTCACCTGTCCAGCCATGGCCTCCGCTTCTTATCTCCTCGTTTCTCTCTCTCTGAGCTGAGTTAGTGAAGAAGGAAAATAGGATTAGAGCAGAAGCCAGGAACAGGAGTAAGAAGCAAAATGGGGGACTGGATATGATGCGTGGCGCCCCTGTTTTTGTTATTTTTCAGATCTTGTCATTATGTTACTCTAGGTTTAGATTTTTGATAGTTCCAGATGATGGCAAACTCATGTTTTCAAGATGCTTAGCAATGGTAGCCCTTTTTGTAGCTTTTTGGTTTTTGATATGTGTTTTGTCATCTCATTTTTGTTTACATAGTCTGTTTTGTTGTTAATCATAGGCGGTGCCACCATGGCTAGGAGGAAGACAGTGTGAAACAATGCTGGTCGTAAAGGGAAAGCAGTTCGTAAGCGCCACCATGTATGTTTTTTTTTGTCACTCTCATGTGAGACTTTTTTATGACTATTCTCTGGTATTTGATATGCAGTAGGTTCTATATCATGCTCTTTTTTACCATTTTTCTATTATCACACTGCTACCTCGTTTATTATTCTAGGAAATGTATCCTCTGCAAATGTCCAATCCATGCGGATGCGGACAACCTTTTGCTTTCTGGGAAACCCTGTAATTGTGTTTTAATATTGCGGTAGTCCAAGGAAATACAGTAGGTGCATGGGAATAATTTTTTTTCAGCTGAATTTTGATGAACCTGGTTGGCATGTTGTACTAATCTGGTAGGTAAATTTTAAAAATATGCTAGTTCCATGAGAATGTATTCTTTTGATGTACCTGGTATCCATGTTATACTAATCTGATATGTAATTCAACAACTTTGGTAGTTGCATGTGAATAATTATGTAGATGCATTTGATGAACCTGGTAGTCGTGTTATACTAAACTGGTAGGTAATTTTTAAAAATATGGTAGTTGCATGAGAATGATTTTTTTAGCTGCAATTCATGTACCTGGTAGCCATGTTGTACTAATTTCATAGGTAATTCAACAAATATGGTAGTTGCATGTGAATAATTATGTAGATGCATTTGATGAACCTGGTAGCCATGTTATACTAAGCTGGTAGGTAATTTTAAAAAATATGGTAGTTGCATGAGAATAATTTTTTTAGCTGCAATTCATGTACCTGGTAGCCATGTTGTACTAATTTGGTAGGTAATTCAACAAATATGGTAGTTGCATGTGAATAATTATGTAGCTGTTTTTTGATGAATCTTGCAGCCATGTTATAGTAAGCTGGTATCTACTTTTGAGGAACATGGTAGTTGCAAATGTGAGGAATATGgtagttttttttttgcataacCTGCTGGTTTTTgttataataacttttgaagaacttgGTTATGCACTTTTTCCAGGTTTCCATAAGTTTTTTAGTTAATCTAGTTCTCATGTTCATTTTGGTTTCTTTATTGTTTTTTCGACAGGCTTTTAGTGGAGACCGAAATAGGGCATCTCCAGCTTCCATAATTAAGCTATATAGTAACTTGACTCAAGAGAAGCGTGATGCCATAGTATCCATGGGACTGGGAAGCTTTCTGGATATCAAGTGTGAACAGCTGCACAACCCACTTATTAGTTGGTTTGTGCAATGTTACGAACCAGCTAGGAGAGCATTTGTAGTCCCTTTCCGTGGTGCGATACCTTTGACAGAAGAGTCGGTTCATATTATGAATGGTCTTCCACGGGGGCAGTTGGAGGTTCAGTATTATTCTGattacgagttggaagctgtcatTGCTGCGAGGCTTTTTCCTGTTGGAAGTATTAGGCCAAAGGTTTCCGATCTCGCGAGGATGGTTGAATAGTATGAGGGAGCTGATGATTCTTTCAAGGAGCTATGGATGTTGTTCATTATGTCAACAGTAGTAGCTCCTACAACTGATAACAAGATGAGTAACAAATGTTATCCTATGCTGGTAATAACTTTTTTCTTTTTAGTGCTTTAATATGGGTTTTAATGTATAATCCTAACTTTGTCTGTCTACATCAGCTTAAGTGTTGGTTCTCTGTTGTTGTTTTTATCTCATGAATTTGTTGGTGGCATCTTGTTTTTTAGGTCGACATTGCTCGTGCGAATGAATTGAACCTCTGCAAATTTGTTGCTGATGAACTTCATGACCACCTATCAAATCAGAAATACAAAAAGGGTTGTTTACTGTACTGCATGGTGAGTTTCCCTAGTTCCTGTGTATTATTACTGTTCCTCTTCTTATTTAGACA
Coding sequences within it:
- the LOC127325624 gene encoding uncharacterized protein yields the protein MASRTVDLGALIPDVRSLRISRMVAVQSLSRSSLAGGSGTLTQSPLPPDADGGAGEQQQRHIGTAAHLAAGGLAGVVSKTCTAPLARLTILFQAVPPWLGGRQCETMLVVKGKQFVSATMLLVETEIGHLQLP
- the LOC127325623 gene encoding uncharacterized protein is translated as MEHLARAPAPRSRIYHLMAEGMSFKVTVTLRASRVEKWIRTVKRDFLDAAPTKCVGLDCEFTNPREGDQRAAVFQLSVESETLVFQICWADEVPQVLKEFLQDENIRFCGAAIGKDVEMLSPYGINITSAFDLQKILANPTNKPTLNLYDLANSTIGTNLEKKKRKKYKKKDAAEEKKDELIFGWANVPLSYEQVHYAALDARPRWLGGIGG
- the LOC139837773 gene encoding uncharacterized protein: MENLLPEARAIYEIITAETREAYENRFLDYKKESLDAVRTFVEDTTKQFASVNASIATVQASMGTELAAVQAALGADLAIIKGGLSAKISQLASTVGRAIQSPRPASVEGAPGSIPRTPGVGAAGPHGNCIATNHRGMASAPPPVGATWLESFLTKSPHAGWDELVRGMMARFMRNQHTILLRRFYHITQTATVEDYVQRFSDLVDQLSAYEPHPESIRNMTRFLDGLKPAVRVLVAIQQPEDLDTAFTLALLYEELGEGTNPFAANSPPRQGTGRTLPHTYPPPPPPPAKWVSKSVEEKKQIEATRGSSDDKWSNLKAYRRAKGLCFICGEKWGKEHVCKGSVQLHIVQEKLNCMQTELTDEGPDDESDTESQHLMCLSVAAADSKEQSQKTLQLRVTVQGHSMLFLVDSGSSACFIDQSKAHLLTSQQKMDRTLKVQVARGEVLQSSEYFPQLGWSAGGHDFVDSFRVPPLKSYDGIVGHDSLAKHSPMLTHWSQHWLVLFQDGQLLVLHGEGADDITHALIELHVVQDIQDQDAEHHKPGVQELLDKFSSVFDNPTSLPPSRQYDHQIPLIPGARPVSMRPYRVALELKSELEKQIQELLKQGVITHINSAFASPVILVKKSDHTWRLVVDYRHLNALTVKGKYPLPVIDELLDELAGSKWFSKLDLRASYYQIRLAPGEEYKTAFQTHNGHYEFMVMAFGLTGAPATFQFAMNASLAPVLRKFALVFFDDILIYSHSYEEHLGHVQEVLAILQRDK